A region of the Acidimicrobiia bacterium genome:
TGCGGCGCCGAGGATGTCCCGGTTCGGCTGCATTCTGAGTGTCTCACCGGCGATGTTGCCGGTTCGCTTCGCTGCGACTGCCGGGATCAGCTCGAGGCCGCCATGGTCGCCATCGGCAAAATGGACATGGGGATTCTGTTGTACCTCCGTCAAGAAGGCCGCGGGATCGGTCTCACGAACAAGATCAAGGCATATCAGCTCCAGGATCAGGGACTCGATACGGTGCAAGCCAACCTGGCATTGGGGTTTCCAGATGACACCAGGGACTACGGAGTCGCCGCCCACATGTTGCACTCGCTCAATGTGAAATCGATCAAGCTGATGACGAACAACCCCAAAAAGGTTGCCGGCCTTGAACAACACGGCATCACGGTCAACGAACGCATCGCCCACGTCATGGAATCGACCGAGCACAACCTGTCGTATCTCAAGACCAAAGTGGCCAAATCCGGTCACCTCATTGAGTTCGACGAACAGGGCGAGCCACTCACTCAACGGTGAGCCAGGTTGGGGTGTTTCGCAAAGCGTGAGAAAATTCTCGGATGGGACTTAGAGAAACCGTAGAGGGATACCGACAACGAATCACCGACGCAGCGGTGAGTCCGTTCGATCATGCCGAGTTCCCCCTCAGTCGGACACTGACCTACCACGGAGACCCCGGCCTGTTCGGACCGGATTCGATGACGTGGCGGGTGGTTGGCGACTCGGCCGCTTTTGTTGGCGGCGTTCGAGCCCTCCTTATCCAGGCCGCCCATCCGGAAGTTGTGGCAGGCGTATCGGACCATTCGAATTACCGGGAGGATCCTCTGGGCCGCCTATCCCGAACCTCGTCGTATGTCACGGCCACCTCTTACGGGGCGATGCCCGAAGTGGAGACGGCCATCGGCGCGGTGCGACAGGCCCACCGTCCAGTTCGGGGCACTTCCCATCGCGGTCAGGCCTATTCGGCGGGCCATCCCGGTATGGCCGCCTGGGTTCACAACGTGCTGGTGGATTCGTTTCTTGTCGCCTACCAGTTCTACGGGCCCGCTCCGCTCACCAGGGCTGAAGCAGACCAATATGTTTCAGAACAAACCAGACTGGGCGCCTTGCTTGGCGCCGACCCGTTGCCCGCCACCGCTGACGGCATTCACGATTGGGTCACCAATCATCCGGATCTGGATGATTCTCCCGGCATGCGCGAAACAGTCCGGTTTTTGCGCAACCCGAATCAGCTGAAACCCACCATTCGAGCGGGGTATTGGGCGTTACTGGATGCGTCGGTGGCGACCGTCCCTGCCAACCTTCGAGACCTCCTGGGGATCTACTCGATGCCTGGCAACACGTTTCGAGGTCGGCAGGCGGTGCGGACCCTCCGCTGGGCCTTGGGGGCGTCACCATCGTGGAACCTGGCACTACTCCGCACCGACCAACCCATTCCCGAGGGGCTATTCCACGATCGTTTGACCCCCGACACGTTGAACCCCGTGTAGCTGCGACACAGACCGACGGCTACGATTCGCACCTGCCAGATGCAGTGACCCGATGGAGCAACGATGACCGAACCGAGAAACCTTTTTGAGAAAGTCTGGGACGATCACGTCGTCCGTAGCGGGGCCGGGGAGCCGAGCCTCCTCTATATCGACCTTCACCTGGTCCATGAGGTCACCTCACCCCAGGCGTTCGACTCGTTACGGCTGGCGGGGCGCACCGTCCGGCGGCCAGACCTGACGATGTCGACGATCGATCACGGTGTTCCCACCACCGGCCGGGAATTCGGGATCCGGGATCCTCTCTCAAAAAAACAGATCGACACGCTGATCAGCAACTGCGAACAATTCGACATCATGCTGTACGGCCTCGACGACCCCCGCCAGGGAATCGTCCATGTCATCTCACCGGAGCAAGGCGCCACCCAACCCGGCATGACCATCGTCTGCGGAGATTCTCACACCGCAACTCACGGGGCGTTCGGGGCACTCGCATTCGGGATCGGAACCTCCGAGGTCGAGCATGTTCTCGCAACTCAAACTCTTCCTCAGAACAAGCCACAGTCAATGGGCATAACGATCGACGGAGACCTCGCCCCGGGAGTTACGGCCAAAGACATCATCCTCGGCATCATCGCCCTGATCGGGACCGACGGCGCCAACGGCCATGTCATCGAATACAAGGGTTCAGCCATCGAAGCGCTATCGATGGAAGGTCGAATGACCGTCTGCAACATGTCGATCGAAGGCGGCGCCCGCGCCGGCATGATCGCTCCCGATCAGACGACCGTGGACTATCTCAAGGGCCGCCCGCTGGCTCCAACCGGGGCTAACTGGGATCGAGCGGTGACGTACTGGCTTTCACTGAAGAGCGATGAAGGCGCCACCT
Encoded here:
- the ribA gene encoding GTP cyclohydrolase II — translated: MAAGALALLPTIEPGPHVHITDDEIIELLEQNRQHNCGDQADICVSLAGIASLPSRFGDFQVAGFHTNVDDKEHAAFIRGDVCGAEDVPVRLHSECLTGDVAGSLRCDCRDQLEAAMVAIGKMDMGILLYLRQEGRGIGLTNKIKAYQLQDQGLDTVQANLALGFPDDTRDYGVAAHMLHSLNVKSIKLMTNNPKKVAGLEQHGITVNERIAHVMESTEHNLSYLKTKVAKSGHLIEFDEQGEPLTQR
- the leuC gene encoding 3-isopropylmalate dehydratase large subunit, which produces MTEPRNLFEKVWDDHVVRSGAGEPSLLYIDLHLVHEVTSPQAFDSLRLAGRTVRRPDLTMSTIDHGVPTTGREFGIRDPLSKKQIDTLISNCEQFDIMLYGLDDPRQGIVHVISPEQGATQPGMTIVCGDSHTATHGAFGALAFGIGTSEVEHVLATQTLPQNKPQSMGITIDGDLAPGVTAKDIILGIIALIGTDGANGHVIEYKGSAIEALSMEGRMTVCNMSIEGGARAGMIAPDQTTVDYLKGRPLAPTGANWDRAVTYWLSLKSDEGATYDKELHIDAADLVPYVSWGTNPGQTLPVTGNVPIPEYIDDPTERDSAERAIEYMALTPGMALTDIRIDRVFLGSCTNGRIEDLREAAAVVKGKTVAPNVSAMVVPGSGLVKLQAEDEGLDQIFKEAGFEWRDAGCSMCLGMNPDILAPGERCASTSNRNFEGRQGKGGHTHLLSPGMAAAAAVTGHLTDVRSLV
- a CDS encoding DUF2236 domain-containing protein, producing MGLRETVEGYRQRITDAAVSPFDHAEFPLSRTLTYHGDPGLFGPDSMTWRVVGDSAAFVGGVRALLIQAAHPEVVAGVSDHSNYREDPLGRLSRTSSYVTATSYGAMPEVETAIGAVRQAHRPVRGTSHRGQAYSAGHPGMAAWVHNVLVDSFLVAYQFYGPAPLTRAEADQYVSEQTRLGALLGADPLPATADGIHDWVTNHPDLDDSPGMRETVRFLRNPNQLKPTIRAGYWALLDASVATVPANLRDLLGIYSMPGNTFRGRQAVRTLRWALGASPSWNLALLRTDQPIPEGLFHDRLTPDTLNPV